GCATGATGGAGATCAAGTGGGGCCGGAACGGAAAATTCCTGGCGTGCCCGTGCTATAAAGGTGATCCGCTCTTGAGCGACCGGGTGGCGCATTGCACGAGGGTTGAGGACTACACCACCCGGCACATGCTCGAAGACATGGCGAAGGATGTGGACCAGCACATCGATTGGATCGAAGCGCAGCTCGAGACGATCAAGCAAGTCGGTCTGGAGAACTATTTCTCGGAGCAAATTAAAAAGGACGGCTGAGAAGCCCGCGAGCGGAGACTCCCATGAAGGCCAAAGAAGGTGTCCTCGACTAC
This Nitrospirota bacterium DNA region includes the following protein-coding sequences:
- a CDS encoding ferritin-like domain-containing protein; its protein translation is MMEIKWGRNGKFLACPCYKGDPLLSDRVAHCTRVEDYTTRHMLEDMAKDVDQHIDWIEAQLETIKQVGLENYFSEQIKKDG